The following are encoded in a window of Colius striatus isolate bColStr4 chromosome 25, bColStr4.1.hap1, whole genome shotgun sequence genomic DNA:
- the FCHO1 gene encoding F-BAR domain only protein 1 — protein sequence MSYFTEHFWGEKNHGFDVLYHNMKHGQISTKELADFVRERAAIEENYAKAMVKLSKMATNGTQLGTFAPLWEVFRISSDKLALCHLELMKKLHDLIKEISRYGEEQGRVHKKSKEEVSGTLEAVQLLHGVAQLLPKSKESYHSKCQEYERLRKEGTSQKEIDKAELKSKKAGEALRRAVEKYNAARADFEQRMLDSAMRFQEVEEAHLRHMKGLIGSYSHSVEDTHVQIGQVHEEFKQNVENIGTEMLLRRFAESKGTGRERPGALDFEEYRLAPVQEGPKRSRSKAFRIPGLSRKERDRDAVESPDAEVGCPEVDEDGFTVRPDVTHTEAENHVCSSSDSDYDEDEPRKFYVHIKPVQPREAADSAEATMEQLKATVGNLILPPSIGGTVKRQSSRHVASLTPAPSDTDPEGTLVAGDAAGRGCPAAQVNSGPAKAPPASVPPAALFGPPLESAFEAEDFPAPRTYVLTSSSSPFSSSSPENVEDSGLDSPSHPAPGPSPDSRPWSPQPGTPQSPLPKRGDPPEPSSPPAAPSSSRDPGAWLSGPGAEGLWEDVGSVPRGRSRFPSTPPAREAPSPDPFGEPPPWVRPRSPSGDHHPLPCPSSNSASSSSSSPAPASGGESSSPSPWTCQGSGTRLMEGSTATAAPLQPEPDPLPVWPSAAPREVPLVAPPRRSRTKRPSAGVAVGSNTDLSRSLSPSPSWSCGPSHSAPASLGERGFFAVSQPALGLSRGPSPVVLGSQDALPVATAFTEYVHAYFKGRDTDSCLVKVTGELTMSFPAGIVRVFSGTVAPPVLSFRLLNAGAIQQFLPKAELLYSDPSQSDPSTKDFWLNMAALTGHLQKQAEQSPAASYYNVALLKYQFSRLGPGSAPLRLCVSWDCSPGATRVSVDYGYNAAALALPVPLANVHVLLPLEEPVANLRLQPAASWNLEEKRLLWRLLDIPGAPGQGGCGRLSASWEPLCGPSKPSPVAAQFSSEGSTLSGVEVELASAGYRMSLVKKRFATGIYLAGS from the exons GGCGAGAAGAACCACGGCTTCGACGTGCTCTACCACAACATGAAGCACGGGCAGATCTCCACCAAGGAGCTGGCTGACTTTGTCCGGGAGAG GGCTGCCATTGAGGAGAACTACGCCAAGGCCATGGTGAAACTGTCCAAGATGGCCACTAACGGGACTCAACTGGG GACTTTTGCACCCCTCTGGGAGGTTTTCCGCATCTCCTCGGACAAACTGGCCTTGTGCCACCTGGAGCTGATGAAGAAGCTGCACGACCTCATCAAGGAGATCTCCCGCTACGGCGAGGAGCAAGGCCGGGTGCACAAGAAG TCCAAGGAGGAGGTGTCAGGGACACTGGAGGCCGTCCAGCTGCTGCATGGGGTGGCCCAACTGCTGCCCAAGTCCAAGGAGAGTTACCACAGCAAGTGCCAGGAGTACGAGCGGCTCCGCAAAGAGGGCACCAGCCAGAAGGAGATCGATAAG GCAGAGCTCAAGTCCAAGAAGGCTGGCGAGGCGCTGCGGAGGGCGGTGGAGAAATACAACGCTGCCCGTGCTGACTTCGAGCAGAGGATGTTGGATTCGGCCATG CGCTTCCAGGAGGTGGAAGAAGCCCATTTACGCCACATGAAGGGACTCATCGGCTCCTACTCCCACTCAGTGGAGGACACTCACGTCCAGATCGGGCAG GTGCATGAGGAATTCAAGCAAAACGTGGAGAACATTGGCACCGAGATGCTGCTGCGGAGGTTTGCTGAGAGCAAAGGCACAGGGAGAGAGCGGCCAG GAGCGTTGGATTTTGAGGAGTACCGACTGGCCCCAGTGCAGGAAG GACCCAAGAGGAGCCGGAGTAAAGCTTTCCGTATCCCTGGGCTGAGCCGTAAGGAGAGGGATCGGGATGCTGT GGAATCTCCAGATGCTGAGGTG GGCTGCCCGGAGGTGGATGAGGATGGGTTCACCGTACGTCCTGATGTCACCCACA CCGAGGCAGAGAACCACGTGTGCTCCTCCAGCGACTCTGACTACGATGAGGACGAGCCCCGTAAGTTCTACGTGCACATCAAACCGGTGCAGCCCCGGGAGGCAGCTGACAGCGCCGAGGCCACCATGGAGCAGCTCAAAGCCACTGTGGGGAACCTCATCCTGCCCCCCAGCATTGGG GGCACGGTCAAGCGACAGTCGTCAC gGCACGTGGCATCTCTGACCCCAGCCCCAAGTGACACGGACCCTGAAGGGACACTAGTGGCAG GTGATGCTGCAGGGAGGGGGtgtccagcagcacaggtgaACAG TGGCCCTGCCAAGGCTCCCCCGGCCTCGGTGCCCCCCGCTGCTCTGTTCGGGCCCCCCCTGGAGTCAGCTTTCGAAGCAGAGGATTTCCCAG ccccccgcACCTACGtcctcacctcctcctcctcccccttctcctcctcctccccggaGAACGTGGAGGACTCAGGTTTGGACTCACCCTCACACCCTGCACCTGGACCCTCCCCAGACTCCAGACCCTGGAGCCCGCAGCCAGGGACGCCgcagagccccctccccaagcgGGGCGACCCACCGGAGCCCTCCTCGCCTCCGGCAGCGCCCTCCAGCAGCCGGGACCCCGGTGCCTGGCTCAGCGGCCCCGGGGCCGAGGGGCTGTGGGAGGACGTGGGGTCGGTGCCCCGGGGCCGCAGCCGCTTTCCCAGCACCCCCCCGGCCCGTGAAGCCCCTTCCCCAGATCCTTTTGGGGAGCCCCCGCCGTGGGTCAGGCCCCGCAGCCCCAGCGGGGACCATCACCCTCTGCCATGCCCTTCTTCcaactcagcctcctcctcctcctcctcgccggCCCCTGCCAGCGGGGGTGAGtcctccagcccctctccaTGGACCTGCCAAGGGTCGGGGACGAGGCTGATGGagggcagcacagccacagccgcCCCGCTGCAGCCTGAGCCGG ACCCCCTCCCAGTCTGGCCCAGTGCAGCCCCCCGGGAGGTCCCGCTCGTGGCTCCCCCTCGTCGCTCCCGCACCAAGCGGCCGTCGGCTGGTGTGGCCGTGGGCAGCAACACTGACCTG TCTCGCTCACTGAGCCCCTCTCCCTCCTGGAGCTGCGGCCCCTCGCACTCAGCGCCCGCCAGCCTGGGCGAACGCGGCTTCTTCGCCGTCTCCCAGCCGGCGCTTG ggctgtcTCGAGGTCCCAGCCCCGTGGTGCTGGGCTCGCAGGATGCGCTCCCCGTGGCCACCGCCTTCACCGAGTACGTCCACGCGTACTTCAAGGGTCGTGACACCGACAG ctgcctggtgaAGGTGACAGGGGAGCTCACCATGTCCTTCCCCGCCGGCATCGTCCGTGTCTTCAGCGGGACTGTGGCTCCCCCCGTGCTCAGCTTTCGCCTCCTCAACGCTGGCGCCATCCAGCAGTTCCTGCCCAAGGCTGAGCTGCTCTACAG TGACCCATCCCAGAGTGACCCCAGCACTAAGGATTTCTGGCTGAACATGGCAGCACTGACCGGGCACCTGCAGAAACAAGCCGAGCAGAGTCCTGCTGCCTCCTACTACAACGTGGCTCTGCTCAAGTACCAG TTCTCGCGGCTGGGCCCCGGCTCGGCGCCGCTGCGGCTCTGCGTGAGCTGGGACTGCTCGCCCGGTGCCACCCGCGTCAGCGTCGACTACGGCTACAACGCcgctgccctggcactgcccgTGCCCCTCGCCAACGTCCACGTCCTGCTGCCCCTCGAGGAGCCCGTGGCCAACCTGCGGCTGCAGCCCGCGGCCAGCTG GAACCTGGAAGAGAAGAGGCTGCTCTGGAGGCTGCTGGACATCCCCGGTGCCCCTGGCCAGGGAG GCTGTGGCCGGCTCTCAGCCAGCTGGGAGCCTCTGTGTGGGCCCAGTAAGCCCAGTCCCGTGGCAGCCCAGTTCAGCAGCGAGGGCAGCACGCTGTCGGGCGTCGAGGTGGAGCTGGCGAGCGCCGGGTACCGCATGTCGCTGGTCAAGAAGAGGTTTGCTACAG GGATTTACCTGGCGGGATCCTGA
- the B3GNT3 gene encoding N-acetyllactosaminide beta-1,3-N-acetylglucosaminyltransferase 3, with amino-acid sequence MGLLGLCYLLYHNDHLHISLIPQRDITTQPWATPSLPPTRAQPTPAPCVANASVHNITDFDKLPGHVQDFLRYQHCRSFPALLNVPDKCGGPEGSPNVILLLAIKSSPANYERREAIRRTWGQETSVEGAAVRRVFLIGVDPRAQEAKKLNQLLQLEQREHRDVLQWNFKDTFFNLTLKQVLFHTWLEQHCPGARFIFNGDDDVFVNTDNIIHFVRATPGAQEQQQHLMVGYLFVDNKPVRQRNSKYFVPKELLAEERYPPYCGGGGMLLSGFTARVIARVSEDLRLFPIDDVYIGMCLEKAGLAPASHAGIQTTGLGVLASTDSFDPCYYRELLLVHRFLPYEMVVMWEAIHEPQLFCGKSKSVF; translated from the coding sequence ATGGGGCTCCTGGGGCTCTGCTATCTGCTCTACCACAACGACCATCTGCACATCAGCTTGATCCCTCAGCGTGACATCACCACCCAGCCCTGGGCAACCCCCAGCCTCCCCCCAACCCGAGCTCAGCCCACCCCTGCCCCGTGTGTGGCCAACGCCTCCGTACACAACATCACTGACTTTGACAAGCTGCCCGGCCACGTGCAGGACTTCCTGCGCTACCAGCACTGCCGCTCCTTCCCTGCACTGCTCAACGTCCCTGACAAGTGTGGGGGTCCTGAGGGGTCCCCAAATGTCATCCTCCTCTTGGCCATTAAGTCATCACCAGCCAACTACGAGCGGCGGGAGGCGATCCGCAGGACCTGGGGGCAGGAGACGAGCGTCGAAGGAGCCGCCGTCCGCCGGGTCTTTCTTATAGGGGTGGACCCCAGAGCCCAGGAAGCCAAGAAGCTcaaccagctgctgcagctggagcaacGAGAGCACAGGGATGTGCTGCAGTGGAACTTCAAGGACACTTTCTTTAACCTGACCCTGAAGCAAGTCCTGTTCCACAcctggctggagcagcactgcccCGGCGCCCGCTTCATCTTCAACGGCGACGACGATGTGTTTGTCAACACGGACAACATCATCCACTTCGTGAGGGCTACACCAggagctcaggagcagcagcagcatctcatgGTGGGCTATCTCTTTGTTGACAACAAGCCTGTTCGCCAGAGGAACAGCAAGTACTTTGTGCCCAAGGAGCTGCTGGCCGAGGAGCGGTACCCGCCGTactgcggcggcggcggcatgCTCTTGTCCGGCTTCACCGCCCGCGTCATCGCCCGGGTCTCAGAGGATCTCAGGCTCTTCCCCATCGATGATGTCTACATAGGTATGTGTTTGGAGAAAGCAGGGCTGGCCCCTGCTTCCCACGCTGGCATCCAGACCACAGGCTTGGGTGTGTTGGCCAGCACTGACTCCTTTGATCCCTGTTACTaccgggagctgctgctggtgcatCGCTTCCTGCCCTACGAGATGGTGGTGATGTGGGAGGCCATCCATGAGCCCCAGCTGTTCTGTGGCAAGAGCAAGAGTGTCTTCTAG